From Staphylococcus sp. IVB6214:
CAGATGACGCATCAGCAGCTGAACAACTTAACGTAAACTCTCAATATACAACTACATACTCTGAAGCTACTGGTGACTACGTAACTGTTGACGTCAATGGTAACAAACACCACACTTTAGATGGTAACTGGGATCCATCAATGTTCAACAACGAATCATACAAATTCTGGGTTGTTGATGAAAACGGTACTTACAACTACTACTACTATTCAAATGATAACGCTGATTACAGCTATGCAACTCAAAATACAGCTGTTGCAACACCTGTTGTAAACAACGCTGACTACAACGTACAATCAGCTGACTATGTAGAAGCTGTTCCTTACACAACAACTACAGCTAACTACACACAACAACCTGCAGCTGCACCAGCAAACAACAACACTGATTACAACTACACAACAACTACAACAAATACTACAACAACTACAACTACAAGTGCTCCTGCAGCAACTGGTTTAACATACGGTAAAGGTGGACAAGGTAACCTTTACACTTCAGGTCAATGTACTTACTATGCATACGAGCGTTCAGGTGGCCGTGTAGGTTCACTTTGGGGCAATGCAAATAACTGGGCTAGCGCTGCGCGTTCAGCTGGTTACACAGTAAATAACACACCTGCAGCTGGTGCAATCATGCAAACAACAGCTGGTGGTTATGGTCACGTTGCTTACGTTGAAAACGTAGGTGCTAATGGTTCAGTTACAGTTTCAGAAATGAACTATACTGGTGTTGGTCAAGTAAGTTCACGTACTTTATCAGCTAGCCAAGCTGCTTCATATAACTACATTCACTAATTTCATAACATAAACGATTCAAGAGAGTGATTAACGTCACTCTCTTTTTTTGGTTTCTTCTTTCTTATCAAGCGGTTCATTTGTCTTTGCGCTACAATACCGCTACAATAAAACGCATATTACATTGCTTTCTCAGAATAAATAAAGGAATTCTCTATGAAACGAATCATCATCGTATTTTGTTATATATGTAGCTTTTCTATACTTATTTTCTTAACGTATAAATACCAAGAGCAGCTCTTCAAACCTGTGACAGAGTGGTACGAAGAGACAGGACGCCATATGCTGAAGCCTGATCGACAAACCCAACCATTTGGGCATTATAAAAACGGTCTCTCATTCAACGGTGACAACCGCCATTATGGTGTGGATTATCACCTACCCAAGAATACACCAGTCCTAGCCGCTTCAGATGGCACGATTACACGAACAATGAATGACCGTTATGGCGGTAAAATGATTGAACTGCAAGAAGCCGGTCACACATACTATCAATGGTATGGCCATCTCAATACTTTTTCAGTTGAAGAAGGAGATACTGTACGCCAAGGAGATGTCATTGGCATGTCTGGCAATACAGGAGAATTCACCACAGGCCCGCATCTGCACTTTCAACGCATGAAAAGCGGAATCGGTAATGCGTATGCCATCGATCCAGAACCTTATGTCGAATCACTTCCAGATAAACAGTATAGTCTCTTTCATATTAAATAGTGACATATCAAAGCCCTTATCAACTTTAAACTGATAAGGGCTTTGATTTATGGACACCATTTTAATACTGGTTATCTTCTTGAATTTCCATATGTACACGTTGCATTTTATCTTCCACACTTGCAATCTCATCAGCGCATTCTTTCAGCAAATGACGATAACTATCTGTGTTTTTATCTGTTTTATAATGTAGTTTATGTTCTAAACTTGCCCACATATCCATACCAATTGTTCGCAATTGAATTTCCACAGGCGTTTCTACAACACCATCTGTTAAAAACAACGGAACTGTGACAACAAGATGTAAGCTCTTATAGCCATTTTCTTTAGGCGTCTCTACATAATCTTTGCGTTTTAAAAGTTTAATATCTGACTGTTGTAGTAATAGCTTCTCTACTGTATAAATATCATCCAAGTAATTACAAATCACACGGATACCTGCAATATCATGAATCGTTTCTTTCGCTGTGTCTGCCGTGAGTTCAAGTCCTTTACGCTTTAGTTTTTGGATGAGACTGGGTAGCTTTTTCACACGACGTTCCATATGATGGATTGGATTGTGTGCGGTTTTTAATTGAAAGTCTTCATCGAGAATACGTAGCTTGGTACTGATTTCTTCCAAAGCAGCACCGTATATATGTTCTAACTCCACAAATTGCAAGACTTGTTCAAAGCTATCTGTCATCTCAAGACTTTGATGAGAATAAGCCGCAATTTCTTTTTTCAAATTTTCAATGTTAAGTGGGACTGTTTTTTCAACAAACATGACATTCACTCCAATCTTTCTTCTGTTCTATTCTAGATTACTATGTAACGTTCTAAGATGAAAGCGTGTTGATCACACCAAATAAAAAGCCACTAACGTCTCTTACGTTAATGACTCTTATTGTTTGTATTAGTGATAACTGCGGATCTTGTCGACTGGCAAGCGTGATGTGCGCTTCCCTTCTTCGACACCCTTACCTATTGCTACAATTACAACAGGTACGTAACGTTCCGGATCTAATCCGAATGTTTCAGCGATATGTGCATGATCAAAGCCACCGATTGGATTTGTATCATAACCGTATTGACGTGCTACAAGCATCAATTGCATCGCTGCTAAACTACTATCCACTTTGACAATATCATTCATCTGCGCCGGTGTGAGTTGCTTATACATTTCTACAAAGCGACCTACAAGATCATCTTTAATCTCTTGTGGCATATAACCTTGTGCTACTGCCGCACCATAAATATCTTCGGCATATTCATAATTTAACATATCACCAAAAATAACAATCATCGCTGCAGATGTATCGTTTTGGCGAGTATTAAATTGAACGAGCGGGCGCAACTTATCTTTTCCTTCTTCTGACTCTACAACGACAAAACGCCAAGGTTGCATATTGATTGAAGACGGTGCTTTCGTTGCTTTTCGGATGATTTCATCCATTTCTTCATGTGGAATTTTCACTTCTGGATCGAATACTTTTACAGAACGTCGACCCATTAATATATCTTCAAAATCATTTTTCACTGTCATGATGCTGTCTCCTTTTGTTTATCACAATCTAAGTATGCCCATATTATATTTTATGCAGTACATACATTCAAATATAAAGCTTATATAATAACTCGACATTACATTAAAAAAACGTATCAAGATGTGATGATGCATCTCAATACGTTACGATACATTTTATTGTTGAAACTTCTCCCAGTACTTTCCGAACAAAAACGATACGATAACATGTATCGGAGCTTGCGTATATTTGTAAATTCCCCACGGTAGACGTGGCACGAAATCATGCAGTCCAATCAAGCATTGTGCTGCGTCTTGTGGACAGCGTCGTATCTCAAACCTTGGTTGACGCTCACTCGCCCCTACCATTAAACCACCAGTAATGTTCATCACAACACGATTCACTCGATCACTCTGTTGTGCATGTTGCATTCGAATGAGTGGAAGATTAAATGGCGCCAATAAAATTGTGAAGTTTTCACCATCATACACCCCATTGATCAGCCGACCGTTTAAAGTTCTCAAAAAACGCCCATAGAACGATAGTGCGCCTTCCATTGTAATGCCTTCAGGTATCGTGAGACTTTGTACGGAACGAACTGTATGGATGTCCCTAGACACTTGTGATAGCACATTGCGACCTTGCTGCAAATAGTTTTTATGTCGTAACGCATATGTGACAGGTATCTCATATGCTGCAAATATCTCTTTTAAGCACTTCACAGGCTTTGACTGCATGACAAGGACGTGCTGAACATGAGATTGACTGATTGCTTGTGCAAGATTGTCATATACCAATTGCTGTCTGTCTTGTTTTCTCACTTGTGTCAAGGCCGTATAAGAA
This genomic window contains:
- a CDS encoding CHAP domain-containing protein: MKKLTTATIATLGLVTFGAATADDASAAEQLNVNSQYTTTYSEATGDYVTVDVNGNKHHTLDGNWDPSMFNNESYKFWVVDENGTYNYYYYSNDNADYSYATQNTAVATPVVNNADYNVQSADYVEAVPYTTTTANYTQQPAAAPANNNTDYNYTTTTTNTTTTTTTSAPAATGLTYGKGGQGNLYTSGQCTYYAYERSGGRVGSLWGNANNWASAARSAGYTVNNTPAAGAIMQTTAGGYGHVAYVENVGANGSVTVSEMNYTGVGQVSSRTLSASQAASYNYIH
- a CDS encoding M23 family metallopeptidase codes for the protein MKRIIIVFCYICSFSILIFLTYKYQEQLFKPVTEWYEETGRHMLKPDRQTQPFGHYKNGLSFNGDNRHYGVDYHLPKNTPVLAASDGTITRTMNDRYGGKMIELQEAGHTYYQWYGHLNTFSVEEGDTVRQGDVIGMSGNTGEFTTGPHLHFQRMKSGIGNAYAIDPEPYVESLPDKQYSLFHIK
- a CDS encoding GTP pyrophosphokinase family protein; this translates as MFVEKTVPLNIENLKKEIAAYSHQSLEMTDSFEQVLQFVELEHIYGAALEEISTKLRILDEDFQLKTAHNPIHHMERRVKKLPSLIQKLKRKGLELTADTAKETIHDIAGIRVICNYLDDIYTVEKLLLQQSDIKLLKRKDYVETPKENGYKSLHLVVTVPLFLTDGVVETPVEIQLRTIGMDMWASLEHKLHYKTDKNTDSYRHLLKECADEIASVEDKMQRVHMEIQEDNQY
- a CDS encoding nitroreductase family protein encodes the protein MTVKNDFEDILMGRRSVKVFDPEVKIPHEEMDEIIRKATKAPSSINMQPWRFVVVESEEGKDKLRPLVQFNTRQNDTSAAMIVIFGDMLNYEYAEDIYGAAVAQGYMPQEIKDDLVGRFVEMYKQLTPAQMNDIVKVDSSLAAMQLMLVARQYGYDTNPIGGFDHAHIAETFGLDPERYVPVVIVAIGKGVEEGKRTSRLPVDKIRSYH